A DNA window from Bacillus carboniphilus contains the following coding sequences:
- the xseA gene encoding exodeoxyribonuclease VII large subunit, producing the protein MSTINYLTVSALTKYIKRKFDYDPHLQEFYLKGEISNLKIHSSGHLYFTLKDDRARILAVMFASQARSVPFTPENGMSVLVRGEISVYESSGQYQMYVKEMKPDGVGSLFLAYEQLKEKLEKEGLFLESRKKKIPIFPKTIGVITSPTGAAVRDIITTIRRRFPIGRVVLIPALVQGDRAPESIVQAFNKAHQLGNIDVIIAGRGGGSIEELWAFNDEKVARTISDAKIPVISAVGHETDYTISDFVADLRAPTPTGAAELAVPLLEELHQRVNERKVRLSRAIMNKVKVERIHLKKITNSYAFRSPKRLYIQKLEKVDRLHESLKREMVRMISKKNEQRIMFTDRLQRTSPREMIKQKNSEINKLQKDLQKGMAVKIDTKKHQFSSMIQTLNALNPLAIMDRGYSLAYNEKGSIVKSIQSIKKGDNIQVNLQDGTLSCQVQNITEVESNGRKA; encoded by the coding sequence ATGTCTACGATCAATTATCTGACAGTATCCGCACTAACCAAATACATAAAAAGAAAATTTGACTATGACCCTCATCTCCAAGAATTTTATTTAAAAGGGGAAATTTCCAACTTAAAGATACACTCGAGTGGTCATTTATATTTTACGTTAAAAGACGATCGGGCCCGAATACTTGCAGTCATGTTTGCAAGCCAAGCAAGAAGCGTACCTTTTACACCAGAGAATGGTATGAGTGTACTCGTTAGAGGGGAAATCTCCGTTTACGAGTCGAGTGGACAGTATCAAATGTACGTAAAAGAGATGAAACCTGATGGAGTAGGGTCTTTATTTTTAGCATACGAACAATTAAAAGAGAAGCTTGAAAAGGAAGGCCTATTTCTCGAAAGTAGAAAAAAGAAAATCCCTATCTTCCCCAAAACTATAGGAGTCATTACATCTCCAACTGGGGCAGCTGTTCGTGATATTATAACGACGATTCGAAGACGCTTTCCCATTGGTAGAGTTGTGTTAATTCCAGCTCTTGTTCAAGGAGATCGGGCTCCAGAGTCAATTGTACAAGCCTTTAATAAAGCGCATCAGCTCGGAAATATTGATGTGATTATTGCTGGCCGCGGTGGTGGCTCAATAGAGGAATTGTGGGCATTTAATGATGAAAAAGTGGCAAGGACGATTTCGGATGCGAAGATTCCTGTTATTTCAGCTGTAGGACATGAAACAGACTATACCATAAGTGACTTTGTTGCTGACCTTAGAGCGCCTACTCCAACCGGAGCAGCAGAATTAGCTGTACCACTATTAGAAGAATTGCACCAAAGAGTGAATGAACGAAAAGTTCGGTTGTCTCGGGCCATCATGAACAAGGTAAAAGTCGAAAGAATTCACCTAAAAAAAATAACGAATTCCTATGCCTTTCGCTCACCTAAAAGGCTATATATCCAAAAGCTTGAAAAAGTTGATCGTCTTCATGAGAGTTTAAAGAGAGAAATGGTACGCATGATTAGTAAAAAGAATGAGCAAAGAATCATGTTTACGGACCGGCTCCAGCGTACATCACCACGTGAAATGATTAAGCAAAAGAATAGTGAGATTAACAAACTTCAAAAGGATTTGCAGAAAGGTATGGCGGTTAAGATTGATACAAAGAAACATCAGTTCTCGAGTATGATTCAAACATTGAATGCCCTAAATCCTCTTGCCATTATGGATCGGGGATATAGCTTAGCCTACAATGAAAAAGGTTCCATAGTTAAAAGCATTCAGTCCATCAAAAAAGGTGATAACATACAGGTAAATCTTCAAGACGGTACATTATCTTGTCAGGTGCAGAATATTACGGAGGTGGAGAGTAATGGAAGAAAAGCGTAA
- the nusB gene encoding transcription antitermination factor NusB, with product MKRRTAREKALQALYEIEISKSTADEAIDHILDEEQQKDHTYLSFLVKGVQEHQLEIDGLVEKSLRKWTLNRLSVVDRNLLRLATFELKYSEDVPSKVVINEAVEIAKLYGDDNSGKFVNGVLSNIEINKRD from the coding sequence ATGAAAAGGAGAACAGCACGAGAGAAAGCGTTACAAGCACTTTATGAAATCGAAATTAGTAAATCCACTGCTGATGAGGCAATCGATCATATTTTAGATGAAGAGCAGCAAAAAGACCATACGTATTTGTCTTTTTTAGTTAAAGGTGTACAAGAACACCAACTAGAAATTGATGGATTAGTTGAAAAATCTTTAAGAAAATGGACACTAAATCGATTAAGTGTTGTAGATCGCAATCTGCTACGTCTGGCTACGTTTGAGCTGAAATATAGTGAGGATGTACCTTCTAAGGTAGTTATAAATGAAGCCGTTGAAATAGCAAAACTATACGGGGATGACAATTCTGGTAAATTTGTGAATGGTGTATTGTCGAATATAGAGATAAACAAAAGAGATTAA
- the folD gene encoding bifunctional methylenetetrahydrofolate dehydrogenase/methenyltetrahydrofolate cyclohydrolase FolD, translating into MAAELINGKEIAQELRSQLVRDIRYLAEKDIIPGLAVVLVGDDPASRTYVTMKQKACEKLGLYSRLIELEETISEKELLDIVKQLNNDDDIDGILVQLPLPKHIEETTIIEAISPEKDVDGFHPINIGRMMTGQDSFLPCTPYGIIKLIEAINVPLEGKHVVVVGRSNIVGKPMGQLCLNRNATVTYCHSKTSDLQKHTSQADILISAVGVRGLITKDHVKDGAIVIDVAMNRDEENKLCGDVIFEEVKEKASFITPVPGGVGPMTITMLLYNTIKSTKRKL; encoded by the coding sequence ATGGCAGCCGAATTAATTAATGGGAAAGAAATTGCTCAAGAATTAAGAAGCCAATTGGTAAGAGATATCCGTTACTTAGCCGAAAAGGATATTATACCTGGACTTGCTGTTGTTTTAGTTGGAGATGACCCTGCATCAAGAACCTATGTTACGATGAAACAAAAAGCATGCGAAAAGCTTGGACTCTACTCCCGTTTGATTGAATTGGAAGAAACGATATCAGAGAAAGAGCTTCTCGATATTGTAAAACAGCTAAATAATGATGATGACATTGATGGGATATTGGTTCAACTCCCACTTCCGAAGCATATTGAGGAAACAACAATTATAGAGGCAATCTCTCCTGAAAAGGACGTAGATGGATTTCATCCCATCAATATTGGGAGAATGATGACTGGACAAGATAGTTTCCTACCTTGTACCCCCTATGGAATCATAAAGCTTATTGAAGCGATCAATGTTCCTTTAGAAGGTAAACATGTTGTGGTTGTGGGAAGAAGTAATATTGTAGGAAAACCAATGGGGCAATTATGTTTGAATCGAAATGCAACGGTTACATACTGTCACTCTAAAACGAGCGATTTGCAAAAACATACCTCACAAGCTGACATCTTGATTTCTGCAGTAGGTGTTAGAGGGTTAATTACGAAAGACCACGTAAAAGATGGAGCAATTGTCATTGATGTTGCCATGAATAGAGACGAAGAAAATAAGCTCTGTGGGGATGTTATTTTTGAAGAAGTGAAAGAGAAGGCGAGCTTTATAACTCCTGTTCCCGGAGGAGTTGGTCCAATGACCATTACAATGCTGCTATACAATACAATTAAGTCTACAAAAAGGAAACTCTAA
- the xseB gene encoding exodeoxyribonuclease VII small subunit, translating into MEEKRKYTFEEAMGELEKIVDRLEEGEVPLEEAISIYKQGMELSKFCHDQLKEAEDQMVSIMTEDGELKPFTIEEENN; encoded by the coding sequence ATGGAAGAAAAGCGTAAATATACATTTGAAGAAGCAATGGGAGAGCTAGAGAAAATTGTGGATCGGTTAGAAGAAGGGGAGGTACCTCTGGAGGAGGCAATCTCTATTTATAAACAAGGAATGGAACTCTCAAAATTTTGTCATGACCAATTAAAAGAAGCAGAAGATCAAATGGTTAGCATCATGACAGAAGATGGAGAGTTAAAACCGTTTACTATTGAGGAGGAAAATAATTGA
- a CDS encoding DUF2627 domain-containing protein, translating into MDRIIALIIMLIPGILAGVGIKWMRDTVFTILHDPIPFLWLQFLLGLALTVGGIAFIAGFIFRRDRKNQRVQKRFR; encoded by the coding sequence ATGGATCGTATTATTGCTTTAATCATAATGTTAATCCCAGGTATTTTAGCTGGTGTGGGAATCAAGTGGATGAGAGATACTGTTTTCACTATTTTACACGACCCCATTCCCTTTTTATGGCTACAATTTTTATTAGGTCTAGCTTTAACGGTTGGTGGCATTGCGTTTATTGCTGGATTTATATTTAGAAGAGACCGTAAAAACCAAAGAGTTCAAAAGAGATTTCGTTAA
- the spoIVB gene encoding SpoIVB peptidase gives MNRKSFRITTGILLLVSLLALNFYKPFQEFLSVPKHVVLFQGSEETFAVSTPVTATSSKDDGAVSVFKENNSLIVQGERPGSQEVVFELAGLPIKRVGVDVLKDFKVIPGGQSIGVKLNTLGVLVVGYHQVETEKGRVSPGELAGIQVGDIITKINGEKIEKMSDVAPFVQKAGESGKPLDLEVKREKETIKTQLMPEQSKGESNYKLGLYIRDSAAGIGTMTFYEPKSKKYGALGHVISDMDTKKPIVVEDGQIVRSTVTSIEKGKGGNPGEKHARFTSEHEVIGDITRNSPFGIFGKLNTSIENGIMDEALPIALSHQVKEGPAQILTVVENDEVELFDIEIVSTIPQKFPATKGMVIKVTDQRLLDQTGGIVQGMSGSPIIQNGKLVGAVTHVFVNDPSSGYGVHIEWMLNEAGIDIYQKKEKAS, from the coding sequence ATGAATCGTAAGTCATTTAGAATAACAACAGGAATTCTTCTCCTTGTTTCTTTACTAGCCCTTAACTTCTACAAGCCCTTTCAAGAATTTTTATCAGTTCCAAAGCATGTTGTGTTATTTCAAGGAAGTGAAGAAACCTTCGCCGTATCAACTCCTGTAACAGCCACTTCATCTAAGGATGATGGGGCGGTCTCAGTCTTTAAGGAAAATAATAGCTTAATCGTTCAAGGGGAACGTCCTGGTTCCCAAGAAGTAGTATTTGAATTAGCTGGTCTTCCTATTAAGCGTGTAGGTGTTGATGTTCTTAAGGATTTTAAGGTTATTCCAGGAGGACAATCAATTGGTGTAAAATTAAATACTCTTGGCGTTTTGGTTGTTGGTTATCATCAAGTTGAAACCGAAAAGGGAAGAGTCTCTCCCGGTGAATTAGCGGGCATCCAGGTTGGAGATATTATTACGAAGATTAATGGTGAAAAAATTGAAAAAATGTCTGATGTAGCCCCGTTTGTACAAAAGGCAGGAGAAAGTGGGAAGCCATTAGACTTAGAGGTAAAGCGTGAAAAAGAGACGATAAAAACACAGCTTATGCCAGAGCAAAGTAAGGGTGAATCCAATTATAAGCTAGGGCTTTATATCCGTGATTCAGCAGCGGGTATTGGGACCATGACTTTTTATGAACCAAAGTCAAAGAAATATGGAGCTCTCGGACATGTTATATCAGACATGGATACGAAAAAGCCAATTGTTGTAGAAGATGGTCAAATTGTAAGATCTACTGTAACCTCAATCGAAAAAGGTAAAGGTGGAAATCCTGGAGAAAAGCATGCCAGGTTCACATCTGAACATGAAGTAATTGGTGATATTACTCGTAATAGTCCCTTTGGGATTTTTGGAAAATTAAATACTTCTATAGAAAATGGTATCATGGATGAGGCTTTGCCAATTGCTTTGTCTCACCAAGTAAAAGAAGGACCCGCACAAATTCTGACAGTAGTCGAAAATGATGAGGTCGAATTATTCGATATTGAAATTGTTAGTACAATTCCGCAAAAATTCCCTGCAACAAAAGGAATGGTTATTAAAGTAACGGACCAACGTTTATTAGATCAAACAGGTGGAATCGTCCAAGGGATGAGCGGAAGCCCAATTATTCAAAACGGAAAATTAGTGGGAGCCGTAACTCATGTTTTTGTTAATGATCCATCAAGTGGTTACGGTGTTCATATAGAATGGATGCTCAATGAAGCAGGAATAGACATATATCAGAAAAAAGAAAAAGCTAGCTAA
- the ahrC gene encoding transcriptional regulator AhrC/ArgR has product MNKGQRHIKIREFITNQEIETQDELVDCLREAGFNVTQATVSRDIKELHLVKVPLSDGRYKYSLPADQRFNPLQKLKRALMDAFVKIDQASHLIVMKTLPGNAQAIGALIDNLDWEEIMGTICGDDTCLIICRKPEDTDKISQRFLEML; this is encoded by the coding sequence TTGAATAAAGGTCAAAGACATATAAAAATTAGAGAATTTATAACAAATCAGGAAATTGAAACACAAGACGAACTTGTAGATTGTCTACGAGAAGCTGGTTTTAATGTTACGCAGGCAACAGTTTCACGTGACATTAAGGAACTGCATTTAGTAAAAGTGCCTTTGAGTGACGGAAGATATAAATATAGCTTACCTGCTGATCAGAGGTTTAACCCATTACAAAAGTTAAAGCGTGCCTTAATGGATGCTTTTGTTAAAATTGACCAGGCTAGTCACCTTATAGTCATGAAAACACTTCCAGGTAACGCACAAGCTATTGGGGCTTTAATTGATAATTTAGATTGGGAAGAAATCATGGGAACTATTTGTGGAGATGACACTTGCTTAATCATTTGTCGAAAACCTGAGGATACGGATAAAATTTCTCAAAGATTTTTAGAGATGCTTTAA
- a CDS encoding TlyA family RNA methyltransferase, translating to MSEKKERLDVLLVEQGLFETREKAKRAIMAGLIYSNEVRLEKPGEKIPINSPLTVKGKVLPYVSRGGLKLEKAIEAFQLDLSQKVMIDVGSSTGGFTDCGLQNGVILSYAIDVGYNQLAWKLRQDERVVVMERTNFRYVTKDDLKGPVPNFGTIDVSFISLTIILPVLKNLVEDGTKIVALVKPQFEAGKEQVGKKGIVRDPSIHAQVIEKIITHALGEGYSIDGLTYSPITGGEGNIEFLLLLSWNKGEAKNNLDVDVNEVVKNAHESL from the coding sequence ATGAGTGAAAAAAAAGAAAGACTAGATGTATTATTAGTCGAGCAAGGTTTATTTGAAACAAGGGAAAAAGCAAAACGTGCCATCATGGCAGGTCTGATTTATAGTAATGAAGTTAGATTGGAAAAACCGGGAGAAAAAATCCCGATAAACAGCCCACTTACTGTAAAGGGGAAAGTATTGCCCTATGTATCAAGAGGTGGGCTTAAGCTTGAAAAAGCCATTGAGGCCTTTCAGTTAGATTTATCCCAAAAAGTGATGATTGATGTTGGTTCCTCAACGGGTGGCTTTACAGACTGTGGTCTGCAAAACGGAGTTATACTGTCTTATGCAATTGATGTTGGTTACAATCAGTTAGCGTGGAAGCTTAGACAGGATGAGCGAGTAGTAGTCATGGAAAGAACGAATTTCCGCTATGTTACGAAAGATGACCTAAAAGGGCCAGTTCCTAATTTCGGAACTATTGATGTTTCCTTCATCTCGCTGACCATCATTTTACCTGTATTGAAGAATCTGGTTGAAGATGGAACAAAAATTGTGGCTCTAGTAAAGCCGCAATTTGAAGCTGGCAAAGAACAGGTTGGGAAGAAAGGTATTGTTCGTGACCCATCCATCCATGCTCAGGTAATCGAAAAAATCATCACACATGCATTAGGAGAAGGCTATAGTATTGACGGCTTAACCTACTCACCTATCACAGGTGGGGAAGGAAACATTGAGTTTTTACTTCTATTATCCTGGAATAAGGGAGAAGCTAAAAACAATTTGGATGTCGATGTAAACGAAGTGGTTAAAAATGCACATGAATCACTATGA
- a CDS encoding glycerophosphodiester phosphodiesterase: MTQIIAHRGSSKVEPENTMPAFQQAYKDGADGIEIDVQLTKDGEIVVIHDEKVDRTTNGKGYVKDYSLKELQKLNANNKFPTIHKVTIPTLIEILEWIVSNEMTLHIELKNGVVPYPELEEKVIQLIRLYGVENRVILSSFNHYSIVKCYRLAPEIETAPIYKSGIFMPWVYAQSIRAKGIHPHYLAAPNELIEESMKNGIQVRPYTVNKEKDMKRLIEVNCTAFITDYPEKAVRLKEKLKKKTTP, translated from the coding sequence ATGACGCAAATTATTGCACATCGAGGATCTAGTAAAGTAGAGCCAGAAAACACCATGCCAGCTTTTCAACAAGCCTACAAAGATGGGGCAGATGGAATCGAGATAGATGTTCAACTAACAAAGGATGGAGAAATTGTTGTAATCCATGATGAAAAGGTAGACCGTACTACTAATGGTAAAGGATATGTGAAAGATTACTCCCTAAAAGAACTCCAGAAATTAAACGCCAATAATAAATTCCCAACCATCCATAAAGTTACGATACCAACGCTTATAGAAATTTTAGAATGGATAGTTTCAAATGAAATGACCCTTCATATTGAATTAAAAAATGGGGTCGTTCCTTATCCTGAGCTTGAGGAAAAGGTTATTCAACTAATCCGTCTTTATGGCGTTGAAAATCGCGTAATACTATCCTCGTTTAATCATTATAGTATTGTGAAGTGTTACCGGCTTGCACCTGAAATTGAAACCGCCCCCATTTATAAAAGTGGAATATTTATGCCTTGGGTGTATGCCCAAAGTATCCGAGCAAAAGGCATACACCCACATTACTTAGCGGCACCAAACGAACTTATAGAAGAAAGCATGAAAAATGGAATACAGGTACGTCCCTATACCGTTAACAAAGAAAAGGATATGAAGAGGTTAATTGAAGTGAATTGTACGGCTTTTATTACAGATTATCCTGAGAAGGCTGTTCGATTAAAAGAAAAACTTAAAAAAAAAACGACCCCATGA
- the spo0A gene encoding sporulation transcription factor Spo0A produces MKKIKVCIVDDNRELVGLLEEYVSEQEDMEVVGVANNGQDCLQLLEDTEVDVLVLDIIMPHLDGLAVLEKLRENKKTPFPHVIMLTAFGQEDVTKKAVDLGASYFILKPFDMDNLTSHIRQVGSKLNGSIKKPSGQTKTTSQTESKGKNLEGSITSIIHEIGVPAHIKGYLYLREAITMVYNDIELLGSITKVLYPDIAKKYNTTASRVERAIRHAIEVAWSRGNIDSISSLFGYTVSMSKAKPTNSEFIAMVADKLRLEHKAS; encoded by the coding sequence TTGAAAAAGATAAAAGTATGCATTGTAGATGATAATAGAGAGCTTGTAGGCTTATTAGAGGAATATGTTTCTGAACAAGAAGATATGGAGGTTGTTGGTGTTGCCAATAACGGTCAAGACTGTCTACAGCTATTAGAAGACACTGAAGTAGATGTTTTAGTGTTAGATATTATTATGCCTCATCTAGACGGATTAGCTGTATTAGAAAAGCTTAGAGAGAACAAGAAAACTCCTTTCCCTCATGTCATTATGTTGACTGCATTTGGGCAAGAAGATGTGACGAAAAAAGCGGTTGATTTAGGTGCGTCTTATTTTATTTTAAAACCGTTTGATATGGATAACTTGACAAGTCATATCCGCCAAGTTGGATCTAAGCTTAACGGAAGTATTAAAAAACCATCCGGCCAGACAAAAACTACATCACAGACTGAATCAAAAGGAAAAAATTTAGAGGGAAGCATTACTAGTATCATCCACGAAATCGGAGTTCCAGCACATATTAAAGGTTATTTATACTTAAGAGAAGCCATTACAATGGTTTATAACGACATAGAATTGTTAGGCTCTATAACTAAGGTGTTATACCCTGACATTGCAAAAAAATATAATACAACTGCTAGTCGAGTAGAACGTGCTATTCGTCATGCGATTGAAGTAGCATGGAGCCGTGGTAATATTGATTCTATATCTTCATTATTTGGGTATACTGTTAGTATGTCTAAAGCCAAGCCAACGAACAGTGAGTTTATCGCAATGGTTGCGGATAAATTAAGATTGGAGCATAAAGCCTCCTAA
- the recN gene encoding DNA repair protein RecN has translation MLAELTIRNFAIIDELTFSFKDGLSVLTGETGAGKSIIIDAIGLLAGSRGSSEFIRHEEEKAELEGLFFVNANHPVFEKLREYGCPADEENIILRRDIYRHGKSVCRVNGKLVTIALLREIASALIDIHGQHEHQVLLNEEEHLSLLDQYGGKKIHQALSSYQEIFADYEKTKSQLKQLSQNEQENVQRIDLLQFQLNEIKNANLMANEDDDLKAEKQKLLHYEQLFKQLQISYDAIQGEQKGLDWLGMAMAELEQAQEIDPKNKEWYEAVSNAFYSLEDVARGIRDQIHTFEYDEARLNDVESRLNEIGQLKRKYGKSVSEIVEYAAGIEEELEKLQNRESHIEDLSKKLKSIELDLEVEAKNLLELRQHFANQLTKDIHKQLKDLYMDKTVFEVEFKTSTQYTKNGKGSVVFLLSPNPGEPLKPLSKIASGGELSRIMLAIKSILSKHQKITSIIFDEVDTGVSGRVAQSMGEKIYELSVQSQVLCISHLPQVAAMADSHYYIMKKIEKNRTSTTVKTLKNDEQINEIGKMMSGTEITEATKQHAKELIDYANKYKKNLKQNREKIYN, from the coding sequence TTGTTAGCTGAATTGACAATACGGAATTTTGCCATTATTGATGAATTAACTTTTTCGTTTAAGGATGGTCTCTCAGTTCTAACTGGAGAAACTGGAGCGGGTAAGTCCATAATTATTGATGCCATTGGCCTTCTAGCAGGCTCACGAGGGTCTTCAGAATTTATTCGACATGAAGAGGAAAAAGCGGAGTTGGAAGGGCTATTTTTTGTAAATGCCAACCATCCAGTTTTTGAGAAGCTCCGGGAATACGGATGTCCCGCAGATGAAGAGAATATCATTCTAAGGCGAGATATATATCGTCATGGTAAAAGTGTATGTCGAGTAAATGGGAAGTTAGTAACAATTGCTTTACTAAGAGAAATTGCTAGCGCGTTAATCGATATTCATGGACAACATGAGCACCAAGTTTTATTAAATGAAGAGGAACACCTTTCCCTTCTTGATCAATACGGAGGGAAGAAAATTCACCAAGCTTTATCATCCTATCAGGAGATATTTGCTGATTACGAAAAAACAAAAAGTCAATTGAAGCAGCTCAGTCAGAATGAGCAAGAAAATGTACAACGTATAGATCTTCTTCAATTTCAGCTAAATGAAATAAAGAATGCAAACTTAATGGCAAACGAAGATGATGATTTAAAAGCAGAAAAGCAAAAGCTCCTCCATTATGAACAGCTGTTTAAACAGCTACAAATTAGCTACGATGCCATTCAAGGTGAACAAAAAGGGTTAGATTGGTTAGGTATGGCCATGGCGGAATTGGAACAAGCCCAAGAAATTGACCCCAAAAATAAAGAATGGTATGAAGCCGTTTCTAATGCGTTTTATAGCCTAGAGGACGTAGCGCGTGGTATAAGAGATCAAATTCATACTTTTGAATATGACGAGGCTCGATTAAATGACGTCGAAAGTCGCTTAAACGAAATCGGACAATTGAAACGGAAATATGGAAAAAGTGTTTCTGAAATCGTGGAATATGCAGCGGGTATCGAAGAAGAACTTGAAAAATTGCAAAACAGAGAGTCACATATTGAAGATCTTTCTAAAAAGCTTAAGTCCATTGAGCTGGATTTAGAAGTAGAAGCTAAAAACCTCCTGGAATTACGTCAACATTTTGCAAATCAGCTGACAAAAGATATTCACAAACAATTAAAGGACTTATATATGGACAAGACCGTTTTCGAAGTTGAATTTAAAACCTCAACTCAATACACGAAGAATGGAAAAGGCTCTGTTGTTTTCTTATTATCACCTAATCCAGGAGAGCCACTTAAGCCTTTATCAAAGATTGCATCTGGAGGAGAACTGTCTAGAATTATGTTAGCAATCAAGAGTATTCTCTCTAAGCATCAAAAAATAACCTCGATTATTTTTGATGAAGTAGACACAGGTGTGAGTGGTAGGGTGGCTCAATCCATGGGCGAGAAAATATACGAGCTTTCCGTGCAATCTCAGGTGTTATGTATTTCTCACTTGCCACAGGTTGCGGCTATGGCCGATTCTCATTATTACATTATGAAGAAAATTGAAAAAAATCGCACTTCTACCACTGTCAAAACATTGAAAAATGATGAACAGATTAACGAAATTGGTAAAATGATGTCGGGTACTGAAATTACAGAGGCGACTAAACAACATGCCAAAGAGCTTATTGATTATGCCAATAAGTACAAGAAAAATCTGAAACAAAATAGAGAAAAAATTTATAATTAG
- a CDS encoding polyprenyl synthetase family protein, with translation MSCISFEQFSFQAKEAVEKELEQIINDLQAPEILKKSMQYSLQAGGKRIRPLLTFSVLAALGVDWKKGTKVAAAVEMIHTYSLIHDDLPSMDDDDLRRGKPTNHKVYGEAIAILAGDALLTHSFKVLSTLDRNRWTDAQILELITGLSESSGAEGMVGGQVADLLGENKQLTIEELEFIHTHKTGKLLAYSVDAGCILGNASDELRQKLKTFSYHLGLAFQIRDDILDEEGDQERIGKPVGSDLSNKKSTYPQLLTLEGAKEKLNYHINASNQMIQDIPGDTTFLKTITDLIATRDH, from the coding sequence TTGAGTTGTATAAGCTTTGAACAGTTTTCCTTCCAAGCAAAAGAAGCCGTCGAAAAAGAACTAGAACAAATCATCAATGATTTACAGGCACCAGAAATATTGAAGAAATCTATGCAGTATTCCTTACAAGCAGGAGGTAAGAGAATTAGGCCACTACTAACTTTTTCTGTACTAGCTGCATTAGGTGTGGATTGGAAAAAAGGAACAAAGGTTGCGGCTGCTGTTGAAATGATTCATACATATTCCTTAATTCATGATGACCTTCCAAGTATGGATGATGATGACTTAAGACGGGGAAAACCAACAAACCATAAAGTATATGGAGAAGCGATTGCTATTCTTGCTGGTGATGCTCTTCTAACCCACAGCTTTAAAGTCCTCTCTACTTTAGACAGAAATAGATGGACGGATGCTCAAATACTCGAATTAATAACGGGATTGAGTGAATCATCAGGTGCTGAGGGCATGGTTGGTGGACAAGTGGCAGATTTGTTAGGGGAAAATAAACAATTAACTATCGAAGAGTTAGAGTTTATTCACACTCATAAAACAGGTAAGCTGTTAGCATACAGTGTAGATGCTGGTTGTATTTTAGGGAATGCTAGTGATGAACTTCGACAAAAATTAAAAACATTCTCCTATCACTTGGGACTTGCTTTTCAAATTAGGGATGACATTTTGGATGAAGAAGGTGACCAAGAACGGATCGGTAAACCAGTAGGGAGCGACCTATCCAACAAAAAAAGCACATACCCACAACTATTGACACTAGAAGGGGCAAAAGAGAAGCTCAACTACCATATCAACGCTTCAAATCAAATGATTCAGGATATACCAGGAGATACGACGTTTTTAAAAACAATAACTGACCTGATTGCAACTAGGGACCATTAA